TGCGCCGCATGGGAACCACGCTGACCGTAACGGCCTTGGTCGCCGGAAACCTCACCGCCGCTCATGTGGGAGACTGCCGGCTGTATCTCTGGCGTGGGGGCACGCTCGCTCAGCTGACCAAGGACCACACTTGGGTCTGGGAGCAGGTACAGTACGGTGTCCTCTCGCCGGAGGAGGCGCGCACGCATCCGCGCCGGCACATCCTCAGCCGCTGCCTGGGCCACGACCTCATCGTCAGCATCGATACACTCACCCTGGACATTCAACCCGGGACATCCTCGTGCAGTGCAGCGACGGCATCCACGCCTTACTGCCGGAATCCGAGATCGTCGCCACGCTGCAAGGCTCGGCACCCGAAGCCGCTTGCCGAGCCTTGATCGAGCGCGGGCGCGCCGCCGGCGGCGATGACAATCTGAGCGTACAGGTCGCCGCCGTTCTCAACTGTCCGCCGTCCAACGCCCGTCGCTGGTGGCAGCTCGGAGGCTGAGGTTCTTTCCTCTCCCTCCGCGAGAGGATGAAGGTGAGGGGCTGTAGCCAGCGCTTCGACCTTTTGAGTTGCACGACCTCTTGAGTTGCTTGCCCCTTGCCCCTTCCGACCGCTAAGGTGCCCCCGCTATGGCTGATCTAGCTCCCGGCCAACGACTGGACCAGTATGAACTCCTCAGCATGATCGCACGCAGCGGAATGGCCACGATCTTTCACGCGCGTGACCTGGAGAATGGGCACGCCGTCGTCCTCAAGGTCCCTCACCTCCAGTATGAAAGCGACATCGTCTTTCACGAACGCTTTCTGCGCGAGGAAACAATCGGCCAACGCCTGGATCACCCGGCGATCATCAAGATGTTCACACCACGACAGAAGAGCCGGATGTACTTGGCCATGGAATATGTCGAGGGCGAACTGCTCAGCGGCCGCCTGCGGCGCGAAGGCCGGTTGCCGGTGGAGACCGCCGTGCAACTCGCCATCCAGACCGCCGATGCGCTGGTCTACCTGCACGACAACAACGTGGTGCACCGCGATCTCAAGCCCGAGAACATCATGATCCTGCCAAAAGGGGAGCCTCAAGCTCATGGACTTCGGCATCGCGCTCGACACCACCTTGCGCAAAGTGACCTGGTCGGGCCTGTCGCCGACGATGGGCACCCCGGACTACATGGCACCGGAACAGGTGAAGGGATTGCGCGGTGACGTCCGCACCGACATCTACAGCCTGGGCGCCATTCTGTACGAGATGCTGACCGGCGAGGTGGCCTTTTCCGGGGACAATGTGTACGCCGCCATGCGTTCGAAGTTGCGTGAAGATCCCACACCGCCACGCCGCCACGCCGCCTGCGCCCGGGAATTTCTCCGGCTCTCGAAGAAATCGTCCTGCACGCCCTGGAGCGTGACCCGCGCGACCCGGCTGCTGCCCGTAAATAGGGCAGTCCTTACCAAGCAGGCAGTATCTCGATTCATGGCAACTCAGTGCGTGAAATCCGGCAGTCAGAAGATCGGTGGCATCGGCATTGCTGCCGAGCCCGAGGTGAAGCACCACGCCAGTGGTCTAGCCGGTGACGGACGGGTCTTGCACTGGCTCAAATCCATCTGAGAGGAGCGGGAAAAGGATGAATGCCAAAGAAGTCATCAAGTTCATGAAGGATCACAAGGCGGTGGCGGTGGATTTCAAGTTCAACGATTTCCTCGGCATCTGGCAGCACTTCACCGTGCCGCCGAGCGAGATGGAGGAAGCCGTGTTCGAGGAAGGGCTGGGCTTTGAT
This window of the Candidatus Binatia bacterium genome carries:
- a CDS encoding protein phosphatase 2C domain-containing protein; this encodes MPEIDFSQLTDVGCGRTGNEDAVGYWPHEDGIVFAVADGLGGHNAGEVASSLALEVLAREMERAPGHWSMTTRLRRAIQEANLAIYNKGITVPELRRMGTTLTVTALVAGNLTAAHVGDCRLYLWRGGTLAQLTKDHTWVWEQVQYGVLSPEEARTHPRRHILSRCLGHDLIVSIDTLTLDIQPGTSSCSAATASTPYCRNPRSSPRCKARHPKPLAEP
- a CDS encoding serine/threonine-protein kinase, whose protein sequence is MADLAPGQRLDQYELLSMIARSGMATIFHARDLENGHAVVLKVPHLQYESDIVFHERFLREETIGQRLDHPAIIKMFTPRQKSRMYLAMEYVEGELLSGRLRREGRLPVETAVQLAIQTADALVYLHDNNVVHRDLKPENIMILPKGEPQAHGLRHRARHHLAQSDLVGPVADDGHPGLHGTGTGEGIAR